One window of the Anomalospiza imberbis isolate Cuckoo-Finch-1a 21T00152 chromosome 24, ASM3175350v1, whole genome shotgun sequence genome contains the following:
- the H2AX gene encoding histone H2AX: protein MSGRGKSGGKARAKAKSRSSRAGLQFPVGRVHRLLRRGHYAERVGAGAPVYLAAVLEYLTAEILELAGNAARDNKKTRIIPRHLQLAVRNDEELNKLLGGVTIAQGGVLPNIQAVLLPKKTSKKGSGQQSQEY from the coding sequence ATGTCCGGCCGCGGCAAGAGTGGCGGTAAGGCCCGCGCTAAGGCCAAGTCTCGCTCGTCCCGGGCTGGGCTGCAGTTCCCGGTAGGGCGCGTTCACCGCCTGCTGCGGCGCGGGCACTACGCGGAGCGGGTGGGGGCTGGCGCGCCCGTGTACCTGGCGGCCGTGCTCGAGTACCTGACCGCCGAGATCCTGGAGCTGGCGGGCAACGCGGCGCGCGACAACAAGAAGACGCGCATCATCCCCCGCCACCTGCAGCTGGCGGTGCGCAACGACGAGGAGCTCAACAAGCTGCTAGGCGGCGTCACCATCGCGCAGGGCGGCGTCCTGCCCAACatccaggctgtgctgctgcccaagAAGACCAGCAAGAAGGGCAGCGGGCAGCAGTCGCAGGAGTACTAG
- the VPS11 gene encoding vacuolar protein sorting-associated protein 11 homolog isoform X2: protein MAAYLQWRRFVFFDRETVKVWNLEKRDGGNPLCTRIFPAIPGNKPTVVSCLTVHENLNFMAIGFADGSVVLTKGDITRDRHSKTQILHEGSYPVTGLAFRQSGKTTHLFVVTTENIQSYMLSVKDYPHLELDTHGCGLRCSSLSDPSQDLQFIVAGNECVYLYQPDERGPCFAFEGQKLIVHWYRGYLIIVSKDRKTSPKSEFAGNEAQNSDKQVLNIYDLCNKFIAYSSIFDDIVDVLAEWGSLYVLTRDGKIHVLQEKDTQTKLEMLFRKNLFEMAINLAKSHHLDSDGLSEIFRQYGDHLYNKGNHDGAIQQYIRTIGKLEPSYVIRKFLDAQRIHNLTAYLQMLHLQSLANADHTTLLLNCYTKLKDSSKLEEFIKTSESEVHFDVETAIKVLRQAGYYSHAVYLAEKHEHHEWYLKIQLEDIKNYQEALHYIGKLPFEQAESNMKRYGKILMHHVPNETTELLKILCTDYRPSGGNEGPGMLEGKKANSEEFIPIFANNSRELKAFLEHMTEVQADSPQGVYDTLLELRLQNWAHEQDEQTKEKLHNEALTLLKSGRFKTVFDKALVLCQMHNFKDGVLYLYEQGKLFQQIMHYHMQNEQYKKVIEVCELYGNQEACLWEQALSYFARKEENCKEYIAAVLKHIENKNLMPPLLVVQTLAHNSTATLSVIKDYLVNKLQKQSHQIEQDEQRIQKYREETTRIRLEIEELKASPKIFQKTKCSICTSALELPSVHFLCGHSFHQHCFESYSESDSECPTCMPENRKVMDMIRAQEQKRDLHDQFQHQLKCSNDGFSVVADYFGRGVFNKLTLITDLPSGKTATTIEAGLQRELLIHAKRST from the exons ATGGCTGCCTACCTGCAGTGGCGCCGGTTCGTGTTCTTTGACAGAGAGACG GTGAAAGTCTGGAACCTGGAGAAACGAGATGGTGGCAATCCTCTTTGCACACGAATTTTTCCAGCAATACCAGGTAACAAGCCCACGGTTGTATCCTGCCTGACTGTCCACGAGAATCTTAATTTCATGGCTATCG GTTTTGCAGATGGGAGTGTTGTACTTACTAAAGGAGACATCACTCGAGATCGGCACAGTAAGACCCAGATCCTACATGAAGGTAGTTACCCCGTTACTGGCCTTGCTTTTCGACAGTCTGGCAAAACAACACATCTATTTGTGGTGACAACAGAGAACATCCAG TCTTATATGCTTTCAGTGAAAGACTATCCTCACCTGGAGCTGGACACTCACGGTTGTGGATTGCGCTGTTCATCTCTCAGTGACCCCTCCCAGGATCTGCAGTTCATTGTGGCAGGAAATGAATGTGTGTACCTTTACCAACCAGACGAACGCGGCCCCTGCTTTGCTTTCGAGGGACAAAAGCTGATTGTTCACTGGTATCGGGGGTACCTCATCATTGTCTCCAAGGACCGAAAGACTTCCCCAAA GTCAGAATTTGCTGGGAATGAGGCACAAAATTCAGACAAACAAGTCCTGAATATCTATGACTTATGCAACAAATTCATTGCATACAGCTCAATCTTTGATGATATAGTGGATGTCTTGGCAGAGTGGGGATCTCTCTATGTACTGACCAGAGATGGGAAGATCCATGTACTGCAGGAGAAGGATACACAAACCAAACTCGAG ATGCTGTTCAGAAAGAACTTATTTGAAATGGCCATTAACCTGGCCAAGAGCCACCACTTGGACAGTGATGGTTTGTCAGAGATTTTCCGGCAGTATGGCGATCATCTCTATAACAAGGGAAACCACGATGGAGCCATCCAGCAGTATATCCG AACTATAGGGAAGCTAGAACCGTCTTATGTTATTCGGAAATTCCTGGATGCTCAGCGTATCCACAACCTTACTGCTTATCTACAGATGCTCCATCTGCAGTCCCTGGCCAATGCAGACCACACTACACTTCTGCTGAATTGCTATACCAAACTCAAAGACAGCTCCAAACTGGAGGAGTTCATTAAG ACGAGTGAGAGTGAGGTCCACTTTGATGTGGAAACAGCTATCAAGGTGCTTCGCCAAGCTGGTTACTACTCCCATGCCGTGTACCTGGCAGAGAAGCATGAGCATCATGAATGGTACCTCAAAATCCAGTTAGAGGACATCAAG AACTACCAAGAGGCTTTGCACTACATTGGAAAACTGCCCTTTGAACAGGCGGAGAGCAACATGAAGCGATATGGTAAAATCTTGATGCACCATGTCCCTAATGAGACCACTGAATTGCTGAAGATCCTTTGCACTGATTACCGTCCCTCGGGAGGTAATGAAGGCCCTGGGATgctagaaggaaaaaag GCTAATTCAGAGGAGTTCATCCCAATCTTTGCAAACAATTCCCGAGAACTGAAAGCTTTTCTGGAGCACATGACTGAGGTGCAGGCTGACTCTCCACAGGGTGTCTATGACACTTTACTGGAACTTCGACTGCAGAACTGGGCACATGAACAAGATGAGCAG ACCAAGGAGAAGTTGCACAACGAAGCCCTCACCCTCCTGAAGAGCGGAAGGTTCAAGACAGTCTTTGATAAGGCCTTGGTCTTATGTCAGATGCACAATTTCAAGGATGGTGTTCTCTACCTCTATGAGCAGGGCAAACT TTTCCAGCAGATCATGCACTACCATATGCAGAATGAGCAGTACAAGAAGGTGATTGAGGTGTGCGAGTTGTATGGCAACCAAGAGGCTTGTCTCTGGGAACAGGCTCTTAGCTACTTTGCACGGAAGGAGGAGAACTGCAAGGAGTATATTGCTGCGGTGCTGAAACACATCGAGAACAAGAATCTTATGCCTCCGCTGCTTG TTGTGCAGACTCTGGCTCATAACTCCACAGCCACCCTGTCTGTGATTAAGGATTATCTTGTCAACAAGCTGCAGAAGCAGAGCCACCAGATAGAGCAGGATGAGCAGAGAATTCAGAAATACCGAGAAGAAACTACAAGGATCCGCCTGGAAATTGAAGAGCTAAAAGCAAG TCCCAAGATTTTTCAGAAGACCAAGTGTAGCATTTGCACCAGTGCATTGGAGCTGCCTTCAGTCCACTTCCTGTGCGGTCATTCCTTTCACCAGCACTGCTTTGAAAGCTACTCTGAGAGTGATTCAGAATGTCCTACTTGCATGCCAGAAAACCGCAAAGTGATGGACATGATCCGAGCCCAGGAGCAGAAGAGAGATCTGCATGATCAGTTTCAGCATCAG CTCAAGTGTTCAAATGATGGCTTCTCAGTCGTTGCTGACTACTTTGGTCGCGGAGTCTTCAATAAGCTCACCCTGATCACGGACTTGCCCTCGGGAAAGACCGCTACAACGATCGAGGCTGGTCTGCAGCGGGAGCTGCTCATCCACGCCAAGCGCAGTACCTGA
- the DPAGT1 gene encoding UDP-N-acetylglucosamine--dolichyl-phosphate N-acetylglucosaminephosphotransferase has translation MAAWPAVPLLINLGGSLLGFAATLTLIPAFTDHFLAARLFGEDLNKTSRRPVPEAQGVISGAVFLIILFCFIPVPFLRCFVEEQCVAFPHDEFVELIGSLLAICCMVFLGFADDVLDLRWRHKLLLPTMASLPLLMVYFTNFGNTTIVVPKPFRVLLGMHLNLGILYYVYMGMLAVFCTNAINILAGINGIEAGQSLVIAASIIIFNLVELNGDYRDDHIFSLYFMIPFFFTTLGLFYHNWYPSRVFVGDTFCYFAGMTFAVVGILGHFSKTMLLFFIPQVLNFLYSLPQLFHVIPCPRHRLPRLNPSTGKLEMSYSKFKTKNLSVLGTNILKVVKILHIVDVRSGTDEDGEYTECSNMTLINFVIKLIGPTHERNLTLLLLLIQVLGSMIAFSIRYQLVRLFYDV, from the exons ATGGCGGCCTGGCCCGCCGTGCCCCTCCTCATCAACCTCGGCGGGTCGCTGCTGGGCTTCGCGGCCACGCTCACGCTGATCCCGGCTTTCACGGACCACTTCCTCGCCGCGCGGCTCTTCGGGGAGGACCTCAACAAGACCTCAAGGCGGCCCGT CCCCGAAGCACAGGGCGTGATCAGCGGTGCCGTGTTCCTGATCATCCTCTTTTGCTTCATCCCCGTGCCCTTCCTGAGATGTTTTGTGGAGGAGCAGTGTGTGGCCTTTCCTCACGACGAG TTCGTGGAGCTTATCGGTTCGCTCCTTGCCATCTGCTGCATGGTTTTCCTGGGCTTTGCAGATGATGTTCTGGACCTGCGCTGGCGCCACAAGTTGCTCCTTCCTACCATGGCTTCCCTCCCACTGCTCATGGTTTACTTCACCAACTTTGGGAACACGACCATTGTGGTGCCTAAGCCCTTCCGGGTGCTGCTGGGCATGCACTTGAACCTGG GTATCCTCTACTACGTGTACATGGGTATGCTAGCAGTGTTCTGCACTAATGCCATCAACATTCTCGCCGGAATTAATGGAATTGAAGCAGGACAGTCGCTGGTGATAGCTGCTTCCATTATCATATTCAATCTTGTAGAGCTAAACG GGGATTATCGAGATGATCACATTTTTTCTCTCTACTTCAtgattccctttttttttaccacGCTGGGCCTATTTTACCACAACTG GTACCCATCTCGAGTGTTTGTTGGGGATACCTTCTGCTACTTTGCTGGCATGACCTTTGCTGTGGTGGGGATCTTGGGACACTTCAGCAAAAcaatgctgctttttttcatCCCGCAAGTACTCAACTTCCTCTATTCATTGCCTCAGCTCTTCCACGTCATTCCTTGTCCCCGTCACCGGCTACCGAG GCTTAATCCTAGTACAGGGAAGTTGGAGATGAGCTACTCCAAATTCAAAACTAAGAACCTCTCTGTCCTGGGAACAAACATTCTGAAG GTAGTCAAGATCTTGCACATAGTAGATGTGAGGAGTGGAACAGATGAAGATGGCGAATACACCGAATGCAGTAATATGACACTTATTAATTTTGTCATAAAGCTGATTGGACCCACCCACGAGCGAAATCTCACTCTCCTGTTGCTACTCATTCAG GTCCTTGGCAGCATGATTGCATTTTCGATCCGGTACCAACTAGTGCGCTTGTTTTATGATGTCTGA
- the HMBS gene encoding porphobilinogen deaminase has protein sequence MAEPGAAALGLGRAESAAGADGAGADPLLPREENGVDGRAIRVGTRRSQLARIQTDSVVTMLRELYPDLHFEIVAMSTTGDKILDTALSKIGEKSLFTKELENALEINEVDLVVHSLKDLPTSLPPGFTIGAVCKRENPLDAVVFHPKNCGKTLSLLPEKSVIGTSSLRRAAQLKKKFPHLEFRDIRGNLNTRLKKLDEKEDFSAIILAAAGLKRMGWENRIGQLLGPEDCLYAVGQGALAVEVRAKDQEILNMVSALHDADTVLCCIAERAFMKRLEGGCSVPVAVNTLLKDGQLYLTGAVYSLDGSDSLKETMQTGVSYPHQNEDGPNDDVQHVGITAKNVPGQAQEAAENLGVELASLLLSKGAKHILSVARQLNDAR, from the exons ATGGCGGAGCCGGGCGCGGCAGCCCTGGGCCTGGGCCGAGCGGAGTCCGCCGCGGGGGCTGACGGAGCGGGCGCCGACCCGTTGCTGCCGCGGGAAGAGAACGGCGTGGATGGCAGGGCGATCCGCGTGGGCACCCGCCGGAGCCAG CTGGCCCGGATTCAGACCGATAGCGTAGTTACAATGCTCCGTGAGCTATACCCTGACCTCCACTTTGAGATTG TGGCCATGTCAACAACTGGGGACAAGATCTTGGACACAGCACTTTCCAAG ATTGGAGAGAAGAGCCTCTTCACCAAAGAGCTGGAAAATGCACTTGAAATAAATGA GGTTGACCTTGTGGTTCATTCCCTGAAGGACCTGCCAACTTCTCTTCCTCCTGGCTTTACGATTGGCGCCGTCTGCAA AAGGGAAAACCCACTTGACGCTGTTGTCTTTCATCCCAAAAACTGCGGAAAAACACTGAGCCTCCTTCCTGAAAAGAG TGTGATTGGAACCAGTTCACTTCggagagcagctcagctcaaGAAGAAGTTTCCTCATTTAGAATTCAGGGATATT AGAGGAAACTTAAATACCCGTTTAAAGAAGCTAGATGAGAAGGAAGACTTCAGTGCCATcatcctggctgctgctgggctgaaGAGAATGGGCTGGGAAAATCGCATTGGCCAG ctcCTAGGCCCTGAAGATTGTCTGTATGCTGTTGGACAG GGTGCCTTAGCAGTGGAAGTTCGTGCCAAAGACCAAGAGATACTGAATATGGTATCTGCCCTGCATGATGCAGacactgtgctgtgctgcattGCTGAAAGAGCCTTTATGAAGCGTTTG GAGGGTGGATGTAGCGTCCCCGTTGCTGTTAACACCCTGCTGAAGGATGGCCAG TTGTATTTGACAGGAGCAGTCTACAGCTTGGATGGATCTGATAGCCTGAAGGAGACCATGCAGACCGGTGTTAGTTATCCCCATCAG AATGAAGACGGACCGAATGATGACGTGCAGCATGTTGGCATCACAGCCAAGAATGTTCCTGGTCAGGCCCAGGAAGCTGCAGAGAACCTGGGTGTTGAACTAGCTAGTTTACTTCTGAGCAAGGGAGCAAAGCACATCCTTAGTGTGGCAAGGCAGCTCAATGATGCCCGCTGA
- the VPS11 gene encoding vacuolar protein sorting-associated protein 11 homolog isoform X1, with the protein MAAYLQWRRFVFFDRETVREPSGPDGAGAKPFALPPGIAVCDSGRGSLVFGDMEGQIWFLPRSLQLSSFQAYKLRVTHLYQLKQHSILVSIGEDEEGINPLVKVWNLEKRDGGNPLCTRIFPAIPGNKPTVVSCLTVHENLNFMAIGFADGSVVLTKGDITRDRHSKTQILHEGSYPVTGLAFRQSGKTTHLFVVTTENIQSYMLSVKDYPHLELDTHGCGLRCSSLSDPSQDLQFIVAGNECVYLYQPDERGPCFAFEGQKLIVHWYRGYLIIVSKDRKTSPKSEFAGNEAQNSDKQVLNIYDLCNKFIAYSSIFDDIVDVLAEWGSLYVLTRDGKIHVLQEKDTQTKLEMLFRKNLFEMAINLAKSHHLDSDGLSEIFRQYGDHLYNKGNHDGAIQQYIRTIGKLEPSYVIRKFLDAQRIHNLTAYLQMLHLQSLANADHTTLLLNCYTKLKDSSKLEEFIKTSESEVHFDVETAIKVLRQAGYYSHAVYLAEKHEHHEWYLKIQLEDIKNYQEALHYIGKLPFEQAESNMKRYGKILMHHVPNETTELLKILCTDYRPSGGNEGPGMLEGKKANSEEFIPIFANNSRELKAFLEHMTEVQADSPQGVYDTLLELRLQNWAHEQDEQTKEKLHNEALTLLKSGRFKTVFDKALVLCQMHNFKDGVLYLYEQGKLFQQIMHYHMQNEQYKKVIEVCELYGNQEACLWEQALSYFARKEENCKEYIAAVLKHIENKNLMPPLLVVQTLAHNSTATLSVIKDYLVNKLQKQSHQIEQDEQRIQKYREETTRIRLEIEELKASPKIFQKTKCSICTSALELPSVHFLCGHSFHQHCFESYSESDSECPTCMPENRKVMDMIRAQEQKRDLHDQFQHQLKCSNDGFSVVADYFGRGVFNKLTLITDLPSGKTATTIEAGLQRELLIHAKRST; encoded by the exons ATGGCTGCCTACCTGCAGTGGCGCCGGTTCGTGTTCTTTGACAGAGAGACGGTGAGGGAGCCGTCGGGGCCGGATGGAGCCGGTGCGAAGCCTTTCGCACTGCCCCCGGGCATCGCAGTCTGCGactcgggccggggaagcctCGTGTTCGGAG ATATGGAAGGTCAGATTTGGTTTTTGCCTCGCTCCCTTCAACTCAGCAGTTTCCAAGCTTACAAGCTAAGGGTGACGCATCTGTACCAGCTGAAGCAGCACAGTATCCTGGTTTCCATTGGTGAGGATGAAGAGGGTATAAATCCTTTG GTGAAAGTCTGGAACCTGGAGAAACGAGATGGTGGCAATCCTCTTTGCACACGAATTTTTCCAGCAATACCAGGTAACAAGCCCACGGTTGTATCCTGCCTGACTGTCCACGAGAATCTTAATTTCATGGCTATCG GTTTTGCAGATGGGAGTGTTGTACTTACTAAAGGAGACATCACTCGAGATCGGCACAGTAAGACCCAGATCCTACATGAAGGTAGTTACCCCGTTACTGGCCTTGCTTTTCGACAGTCTGGCAAAACAACACATCTATTTGTGGTGACAACAGAGAACATCCAG TCTTATATGCTTTCAGTGAAAGACTATCCTCACCTGGAGCTGGACACTCACGGTTGTGGATTGCGCTGTTCATCTCTCAGTGACCCCTCCCAGGATCTGCAGTTCATTGTGGCAGGAAATGAATGTGTGTACCTTTACCAACCAGACGAACGCGGCCCCTGCTTTGCTTTCGAGGGACAAAAGCTGATTGTTCACTGGTATCGGGGGTACCTCATCATTGTCTCCAAGGACCGAAAGACTTCCCCAAA GTCAGAATTTGCTGGGAATGAGGCACAAAATTCAGACAAACAAGTCCTGAATATCTATGACTTATGCAACAAATTCATTGCATACAGCTCAATCTTTGATGATATAGTGGATGTCTTGGCAGAGTGGGGATCTCTCTATGTACTGACCAGAGATGGGAAGATCCATGTACTGCAGGAGAAGGATACACAAACCAAACTCGAG ATGCTGTTCAGAAAGAACTTATTTGAAATGGCCATTAACCTGGCCAAGAGCCACCACTTGGACAGTGATGGTTTGTCAGAGATTTTCCGGCAGTATGGCGATCATCTCTATAACAAGGGAAACCACGATGGAGCCATCCAGCAGTATATCCG AACTATAGGGAAGCTAGAACCGTCTTATGTTATTCGGAAATTCCTGGATGCTCAGCGTATCCACAACCTTACTGCTTATCTACAGATGCTCCATCTGCAGTCCCTGGCCAATGCAGACCACACTACACTTCTGCTGAATTGCTATACCAAACTCAAAGACAGCTCCAAACTGGAGGAGTTCATTAAG ACGAGTGAGAGTGAGGTCCACTTTGATGTGGAAACAGCTATCAAGGTGCTTCGCCAAGCTGGTTACTACTCCCATGCCGTGTACCTGGCAGAGAAGCATGAGCATCATGAATGGTACCTCAAAATCCAGTTAGAGGACATCAAG AACTACCAAGAGGCTTTGCACTACATTGGAAAACTGCCCTTTGAACAGGCGGAGAGCAACATGAAGCGATATGGTAAAATCTTGATGCACCATGTCCCTAATGAGACCACTGAATTGCTGAAGATCCTTTGCACTGATTACCGTCCCTCGGGAGGTAATGAAGGCCCTGGGATgctagaaggaaaaaag GCTAATTCAGAGGAGTTCATCCCAATCTTTGCAAACAATTCCCGAGAACTGAAAGCTTTTCTGGAGCACATGACTGAGGTGCAGGCTGACTCTCCACAGGGTGTCTATGACACTTTACTGGAACTTCGACTGCAGAACTGGGCACATGAACAAGATGAGCAG ACCAAGGAGAAGTTGCACAACGAAGCCCTCACCCTCCTGAAGAGCGGAAGGTTCAAGACAGTCTTTGATAAGGCCTTGGTCTTATGTCAGATGCACAATTTCAAGGATGGTGTTCTCTACCTCTATGAGCAGGGCAAACT TTTCCAGCAGATCATGCACTACCATATGCAGAATGAGCAGTACAAGAAGGTGATTGAGGTGTGCGAGTTGTATGGCAACCAAGAGGCTTGTCTCTGGGAACAGGCTCTTAGCTACTTTGCACGGAAGGAGGAGAACTGCAAGGAGTATATTGCTGCGGTGCTGAAACACATCGAGAACAAGAATCTTATGCCTCCGCTGCTTG TTGTGCAGACTCTGGCTCATAACTCCACAGCCACCCTGTCTGTGATTAAGGATTATCTTGTCAACAAGCTGCAGAAGCAGAGCCACCAGATAGAGCAGGATGAGCAGAGAATTCAGAAATACCGAGAAGAAACTACAAGGATCCGCCTGGAAATTGAAGAGCTAAAAGCAAG TCCCAAGATTTTTCAGAAGACCAAGTGTAGCATTTGCACCAGTGCATTGGAGCTGCCTTCAGTCCACTTCCTGTGCGGTCATTCCTTTCACCAGCACTGCTTTGAAAGCTACTCTGAGAGTGATTCAGAATGTCCTACTTGCATGCCAGAAAACCGCAAAGTGATGGACATGATCCGAGCCCAGGAGCAGAAGAGAGATCTGCATGATCAGTTTCAGCATCAG CTCAAGTGTTCAAATGATGGCTTCTCAGTCGTTGCTGACTACTTTGGTCGCGGAGTCTTCAATAAGCTCACCCTGATCACGGACTTGCCCTCGGGAAAGACCGCTACAACGATCGAGGCTGGTCTGCAGCGGGAGCTGCTCATCCACGCCAAGCGCAGTACCTGA